A DNA window from Archocentrus centrarchus isolate MPI-CPG fArcCen1 chromosome 15, fArcCen1, whole genome shotgun sequence contains the following coding sequences:
- the arid4b gene encoding AT-rich interactive domain-containing protein 4B isoform X1 produces MKTLEEPPYLTVGTDVSAKYRGAFCEAKIKTAKRLVKAKVTFKTDLSTAEVHDENIKGPLKVGAVVEVKNQDGVYQEATINKLTDASIYTVVFDDGDEKTLRRSSLCLKGARHFAESETLDRLPLTNPEHFGTPVIGKKGNRGRRSNPIQEEELSSSSSEEEESDQRQNEELFGKVVCVEGVAIGDKKKTTWYPALVISPDCHEDVTVKKDNIFVRSFKDGKFYTVLQKDVRELDSSCPPKADASLKPALDAALEFQRQLVVPGIWKTEVKEESSSSEEDDDDEEEEQEEDASGEEEEEEVEPFPEERENFLQQLYKFMEDRGTPINKRPVLGYRNLNLFKLYRLVHKLGGFENIESGSIWKQVYQDLGIPVLNSAAGYNVKCAYRKYLYGFEEYCTSTAISFKMDLPLKQGTKGEVKSEGEAGKTAPTSPGSEEQKAQVDGEPCSAPLVVCKDEKPDLTQSKTESETSKTEGIDDGKDGGNDGDGDDDDEEEEEEEEDGPHRADADEGSSTACLGADDMKQERDEEQESKDSSGDDSSQEGEEGEEFECYPPGMKVQVRYGRGRNLKTYEATVKEADVEGGEVLYLVHYCGWNVRYDEWIKADKIVRPANKNVPKIKHRKKIKNKTERDRLERLDDREVLGPSSNTNRVPRSKCGLSQDVFSKMDEGEDKGTQQSPVKSIEITSILNGLQASEVSTDESEHEDEEGEHNEEDQPGCHLRKVQPEPLQISERWESGAPSEGSKPCPVTGKSQDAVSVENTDAGKRRNQPELEGEASTRKRKADSVAERTPKGQSKAKTRNTRSADWPVGGSPRKVEERAAAPEEERGASSSSSSDDEGAALAEAQTEESERSRPKTKGSPTKKYNGMKEKTKTGRQAGFWEIPEKRAKVSGNADERAAVRPKGQKDVWSSIQAQWPKKTLKELFSDSDTEAANSPPPPVSSCMEEPSVEQDARPEDDILQEQMETEKLQEFPSSGSNSVLNTPPTTPESPSGGGGSAVEESGQAQPSSPPPSIPPTLPSEPVSDTLPPGPIQEEVTGGRSETDSSTVEVESLGGELQELPQDEGGSSPSKVFDVSLSCNSSSSCSLELSSSSQQESEQKSKGTNSRKSTLTGLFFSDRIHYFSSGWNTEETQADNSFHSLPVPSPSSCYFFVASASQKRQKESQTGGASKKHKPNRKSLGVPPKKNRKTANSSDSEDQSVVEGTAKSTASKNNPSELKAATSPKCHGRSPPSSHKYHKQGDADHTQHRDNHGRSPRVYKWSFQMSDLEKMTSLERISFLQEKLQDIRNHYLSLKSEVASIDRRRKRMKKKERESTVAASSSSSSSSSSSPSSSSLTAAVMLTLADPPVSSSSSSSQNSGVSVECR; encoded by the exons ATGAAG acTCTGGAGGAGCCCCCCTACCTGACAGTAGGGACGGATGTGAGCGCCAAGTACCGAGGGGCTTTCTGCGAAGCCAAGATTAAGACTGCCAAGAGGCTAGTCAAGGCCAAG GTGACCTTTAAAACAGATCTGTCCACGGCTGAGGTTCACGATGAAAACATCAAAGGACCTCTAAAG GTGGGTGCTGTTGTGGAGGTGAAGAATCAGGATGGAGTTTACCAGGAAGCCACAATCAATAAGCTGACCGATGCTAGTATATATACAGTTG TGTTCGACGACGGCGATGAGAAGACCCTGAGGCGTTCCTCCCTCTGCCTGAAAGGAGCGCGTCACTTTGCAGAGAGCGAG ACACTTGACCGGCTCCCTCTCACCAACCCCGAGCACTTCGGCACACCCGTCATTGGCAAGAAGGGAAACCGCGGTCGACGATCAAACCCAAT tcaagAGGAGGAGTTGTCCTCGTCCTCcagtgaagaggaggagagcgaTCAGCGGCAAAATGAAGAGCTGTTTGGGAAGGTGGTCTGTGTGGAAGGGGTTGCCATCGGGGACAAAAAGAAGACTACGTGGTATCCTGCTTTG GTCATTTCCCCCGACTGCCACGAAGACGTGACCGTGAAGAAGGACAACATCTTTGTGCGCTCTTTCAAGGATGGAAAATT TTACACGGTGCTACAGAAGGACGTCCGTGAGCTCGACAGCAGCTGCCCTCCAAAAGCTGACGCAAGCCTCAAACCAG CGCTGGACGCGGCCCTGGAGTTCCAGAGGCAGCTGGTCGTGCCCGGCATCTGGAAGACAGAAGTGAAAGAAGAGAGTTCCAGCAGCGAAGAGGATGACgacgatgaagaggaggagcaggaggaggatgcAAGcggtgaagaggaggag gaggaggtggagccattcccagaggagagggagaacTTTCTGCAGCAACTCTACAAGTTCATGGAAGACAGAG GAACTCCCATTAACAAGCGGCCGGTTCTGGGCTACAGGAACCTGAACCTGTTCAAGCTTTACAGGCTGGTGCACAAACTGGGAGGTTTTGAAAAT ATTGAAAGCGGCTCCATTTGGAAGCAAGTCTATCAGGATTTGGGAATCCCTGTGCTCAACTCAGCTGCTGGCTACAATGTCAAATGCGCTTACCGCAA GTACTTGTATGGATTTGAGGAATACTGCACCTCCACTGCCATCTCATTCAAAATGGACCTCCCTTTGAAGCAGGGGACCAAGGGGGAGGTGAAGTCTGAGGGGGAGGCAGGGAAAACAGCTCCCACATCGCCAGGTTCTGAAGAGCAGAAAGCCCAGGTGGACGGAGAACCTTGCAGTGCACCGCTCGTCGTCTGCAAG GACGAGAAACCTGATTTGACTCAGAGCAAAACGGAATCCGAAACATCAAAAACTGAGGGAATAGACGACGGGAAAGACGGTGGAAACGATGGCGATGGCGACGACGAcgacgaagaagaagaagaagaagaagaagacggtCCCCACAGAGCTGACGCGGACGAGGGCTCGTCGACGGCTTGCCTCGGAGCCGACGATATGAAGCAGGAGCGTGACGAGGAGCAGGAGAGCAAGGACAGCTCTGG GGATGACAGCAGTCAGGAGGGGGAGGAAGGGGAGGAGTTTGAGTGTTACCCCCCGGGGATGAAGGTGCAGGTGAGGTATGGGCGAGGCCGCAATCTGAAGACGTACGAGGCCACTGTGAAAGAGGCAGACGTGGAGGGGGGAGAGGTGCTCTACCTGGTGCACTACTGTGGCTGGAACGTCAG atATGATGAGTGGATCAAAGCAGACAAGATTGTGCGACCCGCCAATAAGAATgtgccaaaaataaaacaccgcaaaaaaataaag AACAAAACTGAGAGGGACAGGTTGGAGAGGCTCGACGACAGAGAAGTCCTCGGCCCTTCGTCCAACACTAACCGCGTCCCGCGCTCCAAATGTGGCCTGAGCCAGGATGTTTTTTCCAAGATGGACGAGGGTGAGGACAAAGGGACTCAGCAGTCTCCAGTCAAGTCTATAGAAATTACTTCTATCCTCAATGGCCTGCAAG CCTCTGAGGTGTCCACAGATGAAAGCGAgcatgaggatgaggagggagagCATAATGAAGAGGATCAGCCAGGTTGCCACCTTAGAAAAGTCCAACCAGAGCCACTGCAAATATCGGAGCGCTGGGAGAGCGGAGCCCCGTCTGAAGGGTCCAAACCTTGTCCAGTCACAGGAAAAAGCCAGGATGCTGTCAGTGTGGAGAACACAGACGCTGGAAAGCGCAGAAACCAACCGGAGTTGGAAGGAGAGGCGAGCACCAGGAAGAGGAAAGCTGACAGTGTAGCAGAGAGGACCCCGAAAGGTCAATCCAAAGCTAAGACTAGGAACACTAGGAGTGCTGACTGGCCAGTTGGAGGCTCTCCTAGGAaggtggaggagagagcagCCGCTCCTGAAGAGGAGAGGGGGGCCTCATCTAGCAGCAGTTCAGACGACGAGGGCGCAGCTCTGGCTGAGGCCCAGACTGAGGAAAGTGAGCGAAGCCGCCCGAAAACCAAGGGGTCGCCTACCAAGAAGTACAACGGAATGAAGGAGAAGACCAAAACCGGCAGACAAGCAGGCTTCTGGGAGATTCCTGAAAAGAGAGCCAAAGTTTCTGGGAATGCGGACGAAAGGGCAGCCGTTCGCCCTAAAGGACAAAAAGATGTGTGGTCCAGCATCCAGGCCCAGTGGCCAAAGAAAACTCTCAAAGAGTTGTTCTCCGACTCGGACACAGAAGCTGCCaattctcctcctccaccagtGTCCTCATGTATGGAAGAGCCGAGTGTCGAACAGGACGCGAGACCCGAAGACGACATCTTGCAAGAGCAGATGGAGACCGAGAAGCTCCAAGAGTTTCCGAGCAGCGGGAGCAACTCCGTACTCAACACGCCACCGACAACGCCAGAGTCCCcctcaggaggaggaggcagcgcTGTGGAAGAGTCTGGTCAAGCACAGCCTTCCTCGCCGCCACCATCTATACCCCCCACCTTACCTTCAGAGCCGGTTTCTGACACTCTTCCCCCAGGACCCATACAGGAGGAAGTGACAGGCGGGCGCAGcgagacagacagcagcacagtgGAGGTGGAGAGTCTAGGAGGGGAGCTGCAAGAGCTCCCTCAGGACGAAGGGGGGAGTTCCCCCTCAAAGGTGTTTGACGTCAGCCTCTcgtgcaacagcagcagcagctgcagcctcgagctgagcagcagcagtcagcaggAGAGTGAGCAGAAGTCCAAAGGTACGAACAGCCGCAAATCTACTTTAacaggtttatttttcagtgacagaattcattatttttcttcagGATGGAATACTGAAGAAACACAGGCTGACAACTCATTTCACAGTCTGCCTGTTCCCTCACCGTCTTCTTGCTATTTCTTTGTAGCGTCTGCGAGTCAGAAGCGACAGAAAGAATCACAGACTGGTGGAGCCTCAAAGAAACACAAGCCAAACCGCAAGAGCCTAGGTGTGCCTCCCAAAAAGAATAGGAAAACAG CCAACAGTAGTGATAGTGAGGACCAGTCTGTCGTTGAGGGCACTGCCAAATCAACTGCCTCTAAGAACAACCCATCGGAGCTGAAGGCTGCCACTTCGCCCAAATGTCACGGACGATCTCCCCCTTCGAGCCATAAATACCACAAGCAGGGTGACGCAGACCACACCCAGCACCGAGATAACCACGGAAGATCGCCGCGTGTGTACAAATGGAGTTTCCAGATGT CTGATCTGGAGAAGATGACCAGCCTGGAGAGGATCTCGTTTCTTCAGGAGAAACTTCAGGACATCAGGAATCACTACCTCTCCCTCAAGTCTGAGGTTGCCTCTATTGACAGACGACGGAAACGCATGAAGAAGAAGGAACGGGAAA GCACAGTGGCcgcatcctcctcatcctcatcgtCCTCATCGTCGTCACCGTCCTCGAGCTCTCTCACCGCAGCAGTCATGCTGACGCTGGCAGACCCTCCGgtatcatcctcatcctcctcatctcAGAACTCTGGGGTATCAGTGGAGTGCAGGTGA
- the arid4b gene encoding AT-rich interactive domain-containing protein 4B isoform X2, with amino-acid sequence MKTLEEPPYLTVGTDVSAKYRGAFCEAKIKTAKRLVKAKVTFKTDLSTAEVHDENIKGPLKVGAVVEVKNQDGVYQEATINKLTDASIYTVVFDDGDEKTLRRSSLCLKGARHFAESETLDRLPLTNPEHFGTPVIGKKGNRGRRSNPIQEEELSSSSSEEEESDQRQNEELFGKVVCVEGVAIGDKKKTTWYPALVISPDCHEDVTVKKDNIFVRSFKDGKFYTVLQKDVRELDSSCPPKADASLKPALDAALEFQRQLVVPGIWKTEVKEESSSSEEDDDDEEEEQEEDASGEEEEEEVEPFPEERENFLQQLYKFMEDRGTPINKRPVLGYRNLNLFKLYRLVHKLGGFENIESGSIWKQVYQDLGIPVLNSAAGYNVKCAYRKYLYGFEEYCTSTAISFKMDLPLKQGTKGEVKSEGEAGKTAPTSPGSEEQKAQVDGEPCSAPLVVCKDEKPDLTQSKTESETSKTEGIDDGKDGGNDGDGDDDDEEEEEEEEDGPHRADADEGSSTACLGADDMKQERDEEQESKDSSGDDSSQEGEEGEEFECYPPGMKVQVRYGRGRNLKTYEATVKEADVEGGEVLYLVHYCGWNVRYDEWIKADKIVRPANKNVPKIKHRKKIKNKTERDRLERLDDREVLGPSSNTNRVPRSKCGLSQDVFSKMDEGEDKGTQQSPVKSIEITSILNGLQASEVSTDESEHEDEEGEHNEEDQPGCHLRKVQPEPLQISERWESGAPSEGSKPCPVTGKSQDAVSVENTDAGKRRNQPELEGEASTRKRKADSVAERTPKGQSKAKTRNTRSADWPVGGSPRKVEERAAAPEEERGASSSSSSDDEGAALAEAQTEESERSRPKTKGSPTKKYNGMKEKTKTGRQAGFWEIPEKRAKVSGNADERAAVRPKGQKDVWSSIQAQWPKKTLKELFSDSDTEAANSPPPPVSSCMEEPSVEQDARPEDDILQEQMETEKLQEFPSSGSNSVLNTPPTTPESPSGGGGSAVEESGQAQPSSPPPSIPPTLPSEPVSDTLPPGPIQEEVTGGRSETDSSTVEVESLGGELQELPQDEGGSSPSKVFDVSLSCNSSSSCSLELSSSSQQESEQKSKASASQKRQKESQTGGASKKHKPNRKSLGVPPKKNRKTANSSDSEDQSVVEGTAKSTASKNNPSELKAATSPKCHGRSPPSSHKYHKQGDADHTQHRDNHGRSPRVYKWSFQMSDLEKMTSLERISFLQEKLQDIRNHYLSLKSEVASIDRRRKRMKKKERESTVAASSSSSSSSSSSPSSSSLTAAVMLTLADPPVSSSSSSSQNSGVSVECR; translated from the exons ATGAAG acTCTGGAGGAGCCCCCCTACCTGACAGTAGGGACGGATGTGAGCGCCAAGTACCGAGGGGCTTTCTGCGAAGCCAAGATTAAGACTGCCAAGAGGCTAGTCAAGGCCAAG GTGACCTTTAAAACAGATCTGTCCACGGCTGAGGTTCACGATGAAAACATCAAAGGACCTCTAAAG GTGGGTGCTGTTGTGGAGGTGAAGAATCAGGATGGAGTTTACCAGGAAGCCACAATCAATAAGCTGACCGATGCTAGTATATATACAGTTG TGTTCGACGACGGCGATGAGAAGACCCTGAGGCGTTCCTCCCTCTGCCTGAAAGGAGCGCGTCACTTTGCAGAGAGCGAG ACACTTGACCGGCTCCCTCTCACCAACCCCGAGCACTTCGGCACACCCGTCATTGGCAAGAAGGGAAACCGCGGTCGACGATCAAACCCAAT tcaagAGGAGGAGTTGTCCTCGTCCTCcagtgaagaggaggagagcgaTCAGCGGCAAAATGAAGAGCTGTTTGGGAAGGTGGTCTGTGTGGAAGGGGTTGCCATCGGGGACAAAAAGAAGACTACGTGGTATCCTGCTTTG GTCATTTCCCCCGACTGCCACGAAGACGTGACCGTGAAGAAGGACAACATCTTTGTGCGCTCTTTCAAGGATGGAAAATT TTACACGGTGCTACAGAAGGACGTCCGTGAGCTCGACAGCAGCTGCCCTCCAAAAGCTGACGCAAGCCTCAAACCAG CGCTGGACGCGGCCCTGGAGTTCCAGAGGCAGCTGGTCGTGCCCGGCATCTGGAAGACAGAAGTGAAAGAAGAGAGTTCCAGCAGCGAAGAGGATGACgacgatgaagaggaggagcaggaggaggatgcAAGcggtgaagaggaggag gaggaggtggagccattcccagaggagagggagaacTTTCTGCAGCAACTCTACAAGTTCATGGAAGACAGAG GAACTCCCATTAACAAGCGGCCGGTTCTGGGCTACAGGAACCTGAACCTGTTCAAGCTTTACAGGCTGGTGCACAAACTGGGAGGTTTTGAAAAT ATTGAAAGCGGCTCCATTTGGAAGCAAGTCTATCAGGATTTGGGAATCCCTGTGCTCAACTCAGCTGCTGGCTACAATGTCAAATGCGCTTACCGCAA GTACTTGTATGGATTTGAGGAATACTGCACCTCCACTGCCATCTCATTCAAAATGGACCTCCCTTTGAAGCAGGGGACCAAGGGGGAGGTGAAGTCTGAGGGGGAGGCAGGGAAAACAGCTCCCACATCGCCAGGTTCTGAAGAGCAGAAAGCCCAGGTGGACGGAGAACCTTGCAGTGCACCGCTCGTCGTCTGCAAG GACGAGAAACCTGATTTGACTCAGAGCAAAACGGAATCCGAAACATCAAAAACTGAGGGAATAGACGACGGGAAAGACGGTGGAAACGATGGCGATGGCGACGACGAcgacgaagaagaagaagaagaagaagaagacggtCCCCACAGAGCTGACGCGGACGAGGGCTCGTCGACGGCTTGCCTCGGAGCCGACGATATGAAGCAGGAGCGTGACGAGGAGCAGGAGAGCAAGGACAGCTCTGG GGATGACAGCAGTCAGGAGGGGGAGGAAGGGGAGGAGTTTGAGTGTTACCCCCCGGGGATGAAGGTGCAGGTGAGGTATGGGCGAGGCCGCAATCTGAAGACGTACGAGGCCACTGTGAAAGAGGCAGACGTGGAGGGGGGAGAGGTGCTCTACCTGGTGCACTACTGTGGCTGGAACGTCAG atATGATGAGTGGATCAAAGCAGACAAGATTGTGCGACCCGCCAATAAGAATgtgccaaaaataaaacaccgcaaaaaaataaag AACAAAACTGAGAGGGACAGGTTGGAGAGGCTCGACGACAGAGAAGTCCTCGGCCCTTCGTCCAACACTAACCGCGTCCCGCGCTCCAAATGTGGCCTGAGCCAGGATGTTTTTTCCAAGATGGACGAGGGTGAGGACAAAGGGACTCAGCAGTCTCCAGTCAAGTCTATAGAAATTACTTCTATCCTCAATGGCCTGCAAG CCTCTGAGGTGTCCACAGATGAAAGCGAgcatgaggatgaggagggagagCATAATGAAGAGGATCAGCCAGGTTGCCACCTTAGAAAAGTCCAACCAGAGCCACTGCAAATATCGGAGCGCTGGGAGAGCGGAGCCCCGTCTGAAGGGTCCAAACCTTGTCCAGTCACAGGAAAAAGCCAGGATGCTGTCAGTGTGGAGAACACAGACGCTGGAAAGCGCAGAAACCAACCGGAGTTGGAAGGAGAGGCGAGCACCAGGAAGAGGAAAGCTGACAGTGTAGCAGAGAGGACCCCGAAAGGTCAATCCAAAGCTAAGACTAGGAACACTAGGAGTGCTGACTGGCCAGTTGGAGGCTCTCCTAGGAaggtggaggagagagcagCCGCTCCTGAAGAGGAGAGGGGGGCCTCATCTAGCAGCAGTTCAGACGACGAGGGCGCAGCTCTGGCTGAGGCCCAGACTGAGGAAAGTGAGCGAAGCCGCCCGAAAACCAAGGGGTCGCCTACCAAGAAGTACAACGGAATGAAGGAGAAGACCAAAACCGGCAGACAAGCAGGCTTCTGGGAGATTCCTGAAAAGAGAGCCAAAGTTTCTGGGAATGCGGACGAAAGGGCAGCCGTTCGCCCTAAAGGACAAAAAGATGTGTGGTCCAGCATCCAGGCCCAGTGGCCAAAGAAAACTCTCAAAGAGTTGTTCTCCGACTCGGACACAGAAGCTGCCaattctcctcctccaccagtGTCCTCATGTATGGAAGAGCCGAGTGTCGAACAGGACGCGAGACCCGAAGACGACATCTTGCAAGAGCAGATGGAGACCGAGAAGCTCCAAGAGTTTCCGAGCAGCGGGAGCAACTCCGTACTCAACACGCCACCGACAACGCCAGAGTCCCcctcaggaggaggaggcagcgcTGTGGAAGAGTCTGGTCAAGCACAGCCTTCCTCGCCGCCACCATCTATACCCCCCACCTTACCTTCAGAGCCGGTTTCTGACACTCTTCCCCCAGGACCCATACAGGAGGAAGTGACAGGCGGGCGCAGcgagacagacagcagcacagtgGAGGTGGAGAGTCTAGGAGGGGAGCTGCAAGAGCTCCCTCAGGACGAAGGGGGGAGTTCCCCCTCAAAGGTGTTTGACGTCAGCCTCTcgtgcaacagcagcagcagctgcagcctcgagctgagcagcagcagtcagcaggAGAGTGAGCAGAAGTCCAAAG CGTCTGCGAGTCAGAAGCGACAGAAAGAATCACAGACTGGTGGAGCCTCAAAGAAACACAAGCCAAACCGCAAGAGCCTAGGTGTGCCTCCCAAAAAGAATAGGAAAACAG CCAACAGTAGTGATAGTGAGGACCAGTCTGTCGTTGAGGGCACTGCCAAATCAACTGCCTCTAAGAACAACCCATCGGAGCTGAAGGCTGCCACTTCGCCCAAATGTCACGGACGATCTCCCCCTTCGAGCCATAAATACCACAAGCAGGGTGACGCAGACCACACCCAGCACCGAGATAACCACGGAAGATCGCCGCGTGTGTACAAATGGAGTTTCCAGATGT CTGATCTGGAGAAGATGACCAGCCTGGAGAGGATCTCGTTTCTTCAGGAGAAACTTCAGGACATCAGGAATCACTACCTCTCCCTCAAGTCTGAGGTTGCCTCTATTGACAGACGACGGAAACGCATGAAGAAGAAGGAACGGGAAA GCACAGTGGCcgcatcctcctcatcctcatcgtCCTCATCGTCGTCACCGTCCTCGAGCTCTCTCACCGCAGCAGTCATGCTGACGCTGGCAGACCCTCCGgtatcatcctcatcctcctcatctcAGAACTCTGGGGTATCAGTGGAGTGCAGGTGA